Proteins co-encoded in one Thermomicrobiales bacterium genomic window:
- a CDS encoding amidohydrolase family protein produces MAGRYLIRGGVLIDGTGTDPIVDGAVLVEGDKIVEVGPASAISAGRAEVINAKGRTIMPGMIDTHIHIGSDGSPNPMRRLKETNAYAAIKSVVHAKALLEAGFTAVRDAGAHGYTNIAIRDAINAGLVVGPRMRAPGYGLTSTGGHGDSYYKPEVHIDNAGLVDGPDEVRRTTRLMLKMGADCIKFVSATGGVMSDGDEPAVPQFTVEEMAAGIHEARMHGVYTFAHAQGNQGIKNAINAGINSIEHGFWIDDEAAQMMIDNNVYFVPTLNAVYQIVEYGEEAGIPVYAVRKARAAQEAHLESFARAYKAGVKIAMGTDAGTPFNRQGENAIEVDLMCRAGMKAMDAIVATTKTAAELLQWGDKTGTLEAGKWADLILVDGDPLDNVAILRQPASISFVMKGGEVASNRL; encoded by the coding sequence ATGGCAGGACGGTATCTCATTCGCGGCGGTGTGCTGATCGACGGCACCGGCACGGACCCGATCGTTGACGGCGCGGTGCTGGTCGAGGGGGACAAGATCGTCGAGGTCGGGCCAGCCAGCGCGATATCGGCCGGCCGCGCCGAGGTGATCAACGCCAAGGGCCGCACGATCATGCCGGGCATGATCGACACCCACATCCATATCGGCTCGGACGGCAGCCCGAACCCGATGCGTCGGCTCAAGGAGACGAACGCATACGCCGCGATCAAGTCGGTTGTCCACGCCAAGGCGCTGCTGGAGGCCGGATTCACTGCCGTCCGCGACGCCGGCGCGCACGGCTACACGAACATCGCTATCCGTGACGCGATCAACGCCGGACTCGTCGTCGGCCCACGAATGCGCGCGCCCGGCTACGGCCTGACCAGCACCGGCGGCCACGGCGATAGCTACTACAAGCCCGAGGTCCACATCGACAACGCCGGCCTGGTTGACGGCCCGGATGAAGTGCGTCGAACAACCCGCCTGATGCTGAAGATGGGCGCGGACTGCATCAAGTTCGTCTCGGCCACCGGCGGCGTCATGTCGGACGGCGACGAGCCGGCCGTGCCGCAGTTCACCGTCGAAGAGATGGCAGCCGGCATCCACGAGGCCAGGATGCACGGCGTCTACACCTTCGCCCACGCCCAGGGCAACCAGGGAATCAAGAACGCGATCAACGCGGGTATCAACAGCATCGAGCATGGCTTCTGGATCGACGACGAAGCTGCCCAGATGATGATCGACAACAACGTCTACTTCGTCCCGACGCTCAACGCCGTCTACCAGATCGTTGAGTACGGCGAAGAGGCGGGCATCCCGGTCTATGCCGTGCGCAAGGCTCGCGCCGCACAGGAGGCGCACCTGGAGAGCTTCGCCCGCGCCTACAAGGCCGGCGTCAAGATCGCGATGGGGACCGACGCGGGCACCCCGTTCAATCGGCAGGGCGAGAACGCGATCGAGGTCGATCTGATGTGCCGGGCCGGCATGAAGGCGATGGACGCCATCGTCGCGACAACGAAGACGGCCGCCGAGCTCCTGCAATGGGGCGACAAGACCGGCACGCTCGAAGCCGGCAAGTGGGCCGATCTGATCCTGGTCGACGGCGACCCGCTGGACAACGTCGCCATCCTCCGCCAGCCGGCCAGCATCTCGTTCGTCATGAAGGGCGGAGAGGTCGCCTCCAACAGGCTGTAA
- a CDS encoding DinB family protein, producing MSEARDLLAENRAHRRAIFDQLDGIPAERMGDETTWAGGPVDVRFMFLRFADHEEEHELSVQTRLIESGFRQTTAQRILARAEMTRGDLLAALVGLNDADLDLAPEGEWPLRRTLAHVINSEHSYRVQTLHSVELFRAGRAYERPSDDVLPPSVDTQLDGTLDDFILRFDAAREAALAALAGLPDDALAAPTVWFQRPTDVRFRLMRFAHHEREHTAHILKWREQVGRAPTEAQRLLGLAWRARGVLESHLVGISDELLYIAPEGEWHIRQILAHLAGTDAWLRDQILGATRATSQE from the coding sequence ATGTCCGAGGCTCGTGACCTGCTCGCCGAGAACCGCGCTCATCGCCGCGCCATCTTCGACCAACTGGATGGCATCCCAGCCGAACGCATGGGCGACGAGACAACCTGGGCCGGCGGGCCGGTGGATGTCCGCTTCATGTTCCTGCGCTTCGCCGACCATGAGGAGGAGCACGAGCTCTCGGTCCAGACGCGGCTGATTGAGTCGGGCTTTCGCCAGACGACGGCCCAGCGCATCCTGGCTCGCGCTGAAATGACCCGCGGCGATCTGCTGGCCGCGCTGGTCGGGCTGAATGACGCCGATCTCGACCTCGCGCCGGAGGGGGAATGGCCACTGCGCCGGACGCTGGCCCATGTCATCAACAGCGAGCATTCATATCGGGTCCAGACGCTGCACTCGGTTGAGCTCTTCCGGGCTGGCAGAGCCTACGAGCGACCATCGGATGATGTCCTGCCGCCGTCGGTTGATACTCAGCTCGACGGCACGCTGGATGACTTCATCCTCCGGTTCGACGCGGCCCGGGAAGCGGCGCTCGCGGCGCTGGCCGGCCTGCCGGACGATGCCCTCGCCGCGCCGACGGTCTGGTTTCAGCGCCCGACCGACGTGCGGTTCCGACTGATGCGCTTCGCCCACCACGAGCGCGAGCACACCGCCCACATCCTCAAGTGGCGCGAGCAGGTCGGCCGCGCGCCGACCGAGGCCCAGCGACTGCTCGGACTCGCCTGGCGCGCGCGCGGCGTCCTGGAGAGCCACCTCGTCGGCATTTCGGATGAACTGCTCTACATCGCGCCCGAGGGCGAGTGGCACATCCGCCAGATCCTCGCGCATCTGGCCGGAACGGATGCCTGGCTGCGCGACCAGATCCTGGGGGCGACGCGGGCCACTTCGCAGGAGTAG
- a CDS encoding thiamine pyrophosphate-dependent enzyme, which yields MAQLTGGQAIVQSLKKHGVDTMFVLPGVQLDNIFDALYDEQDSIKLYHTRHEQATSYMADGYARTTGKPGVCLVVPGPGLLNATAGLSTAYATNSPVLCIAGQIQSDLIGVGRGVLHEIPHQLEMMASVTKWAARAEKPEDAPALVREAFQRMLSGRPRPVHLEMSPDIMGKLAEMTLLDPAEIETSTGDPDKLEAAAKALGGAKKPVIFVGGGVMDATEELLALAEMLEAPVVMSSNGRGAVSSRHYLGQNMLVGRDLWKDADVILGVGTRMSQPLGQWGTDTDWTLIQMDVDPEEIGRTYEPTIGIVANAKAGLAALVERTGKYNSKRDSREDELNALKARIDDVLHELQPQAAFAGAVRAALPDDGILVAESTQVGYWSSNGFPVYEPRTYVTSGYQGTLGYGFATALGAQAGNPDKRVVSINGDGGFMYNVQELSTAVLHKIPLTTVVFNDNAFGNVKRIQQENYRGRTIASDLLNPDFVKLAESFGMFSVRTETPDGLQDAIAEAFKQDGPALIEVPVGPMPNPSRLLGYGVPPKKHRKD from the coding sequence GTGGCACAGCTGACCGGGGGACAGGCGATCGTCCAGTCCCTGAAGAAACATGGCGTCGACACGATGTTCGTCCTGCCGGGCGTCCAGCTTGACAACATCTTCGACGCGCTCTACGACGAGCAGGACAGTATCAAGCTCTATCACACCCGCCACGAGCAGGCGACGTCGTACATGGCCGATGGCTATGCGCGAACAACCGGCAAGCCTGGTGTCTGCCTGGTCGTCCCGGGCCCGGGCCTGTTGAACGCGACTGCCGGCCTCTCGACCGCTTATGCGACGAACTCGCCGGTGCTCTGCATCGCCGGGCAGATTCAGTCCGACCTGATCGGCGTCGGCCGTGGGGTTCTGCACGAGATCCCGCACCAGCTGGAGATGATGGCCTCGGTCACCAAGTGGGCAGCGCGGGCCGAGAAGCCCGAGGATGCCCCCGCGCTCGTTCGCGAGGCGTTCCAGCGCATGCTCTCCGGCCGGCCGCGCCCGGTCCACCTGGAGATGTCACCGGACATCATGGGCAAGCTCGCCGAGATGACGCTGCTCGACCCGGCCGAGATCGAGACCTCGACCGGTGACCCGGACAAGCTCGAAGCTGCCGCCAAGGCGCTCGGCGGCGCCAAGAAGCCGGTCATCTTCGTCGGCGGCGGCGTGATGGACGCGACCGAAGAGCTGCTGGCCCTGGCCGAGATGCTCGAAGCGCCGGTTGTGATGTCGAGCAACGGCCGCGGCGCGGTCTCATCCCGTCACTACCTCGGACAGAACATGCTCGTCGGCCGCGATCTGTGGAAGGACGCCGACGTCATCCTCGGCGTTGGCACGCGCATGTCGCAACCGCTTGGGCAGTGGGGCACCGACACCGACTGGACATTGATCCAGATGGACGTCGACCCCGAGGAGATCGGTCGCACCTACGAGCCGACGATCGGGATCGTCGCCAACGCCAAGGCTGGCCTGGCCGCGCTCGTCGAGCGCACCGGCAAGTACAACTCCAAGCGCGACTCGCGCGAGGATGAGCTGAACGCGCTCAAGGCGCGGATCGACGACGTGCTCCACGAGCTCCAGCCGCAGGCTGCCTTTGCCGGCGCGGTTCGGGCGGCACTGCCGGACGATGGTATCCTCGTTGCTGAGAGCACCCAGGTTGGCTACTGGTCGAGCAACGGCTTCCCGGTCTACGAGCCGCGCACCTACGTGACCTCGGGCTACCAGGGCACGCTCGGCTACGGCTTCGCCACCGCGCTTGGCGCGCAGGCCGGCAACCCGGACAAGCGCGTCGTCTCGATCAACGGCGATGGCGGCTTCATGTACAACGTCCAGGAGCTCTCGACCGCCGTCCTGCACAAGATCCCGCTGACGACGGTCGTCTTCAACGACAACGCCTTCGGCAACGTCAAGCGCATCCAGCAGGAGAACTACCGTGGTCGGACGATCGCGAGTGATCTGCTGAACCCCGACTTCGTCAAGCTCGCCGAGTCGTTTGGCATGTTCAGCGTGCGAACCGAGACACCAGACGGCCTGCAGGACGCGATCGCAGAGGCGTTCAAGCAGGACGGTCCGGCTCTGATCGAGGTGCCGGTCGGCCCGATGCCGAACCCGAGCCGCCTCCTCGGCTACGGCGTGCCGCCGAAGAAGCACCGCAAGGACTGA